The Carassius gibelio isolate Cgi1373 ecotype wild population from Czech Republic chromosome B22, carGib1.2-hapl.c, whole genome shotgun sequence genome window below encodes:
- the si:ch211-212d10.1 gene encoding duodenase-1 has protein sequence MSIRWQITCLLLLPSCTPGFSMDDGIVGGKVSVPHSRPYMVFIRDSVTKTTCGGFLVKEDYVMTAAHCIKSDLMVYLGVDDTRHLPGGVAVDPIPHPGFSMDKKGHDIMLLKLKTPAVLNKTVNTIALPGNEQFSKDCMVMGWGWQDYQHRSPSNVLKEANVTLIDSANCGPADTLCNEGKTGPSRGDSGGPLVCGGVAQGIVSFYKNHTNADYLTVYTHISHYFAWIHDNMIPPTQQRYETWKGKLDKFI, from the exons ATGAGCATCCGTTGGCAAATCACTTGTCTGCTACTGCTGCCTTCCTGCACCCCAG gtttttccATGGATGATGGCATTGTTGGTGGTAAAGTCTCCGTTCCACACAGTCGACCCTACATGGTCTTCATCCGTGACAGCGTTACAAAAACAACATGTGGTGGTTTTTTGGTAAAAGAGGATTATGTGATGACAGCCGCCCACTGCATAAAAAG tgatcTTATGGTGTATTTGGGAGTCGATGACACCAGACATTTACCTGGCGGTGTAGCTGTAGATCCCATTCCACATCCAGGATTCAGTATGGACAAGAAAGGACATGACATCATGCTTCTAAAG CTCAAAACCCCTGCAGTTTTAAACAAAACGGTGAATACTATCGCTTTGCCTGGGAATGAACAATTCTCAAAGGACTGCATGGTCATGGGTTGGGGCTGGCAAGATTACCAGCATAGGTCTCCTTCAAATGTGCTCAAAGAAGCAAACGTGACTCTGATAGACTCTGCAAATTGTGGCCCGGCTGACACTCTGTGCAATGAGGGAAAAACTGGACCATCACGG GGAGACTCTGGGGGTCCACTTGTTTGTGGAGGCGTCGCACAGGGAATTGTGTCATTTTACAAAAACCACACAAATGCAGATTACCTCACGGTGTACACTCATATTTCCCACTACTTTGCATGGATTCATGACAACATGATACCACCTACTCAGCAGCGATATGAAACATGGAAGGGCAAGCTGGATAAATTCATTTAG
- the cirbpb gene encoding cold inducible RNA binding protein b isoform X1 translates to MSDEGKLFIGGLSYETTEQSLEEAFSKYGSIAKVDVIRDRETDRSRGFGFVTFENPEDAKDAMAAMNGKSVDGRMIRVDEAGKSGRRSGGFRGGSSGGRGFFRGGRGRGGGGYGGDRSYGGDRSFGGDRGYGGGDRGYGGGERSYGGGDRSYGGGGYSNRSSGYSGGSGGGYRDNRSQSGYDRSGGSYRDSYDSYASHE, encoded by the exons ATGTCTGACGAGGGAAAGCTCTTCATTGGTGGTCTGAGCTATGAGACCACAGAGCAGTCCTTGGAGGAGGCTTTCTCCAAATATGGGTCAATTGCCAAAG TTGATGTCATCCGGGATCGTGAGACGGACCGTTCCAGAGGCTTTGGCTTTGTGACGTTTGAAAATCCAGAAGATGCCAAGGATGCAATGGCTGCAATGAATGGAAAG TCTGTCGATGGCCGCATGATTCGTGTTGATGAAGCTGGCAAATCTGGTAGACGTTCTGGTGGTTTTAGAGGAGGTTCTTCTGGTGGTAGAGGGTTCTTCAGAGGAGGAAGAGGTAGAG GTGGTGGAGGATATGGTGGAGACCGAAGCTACGGAGGTGACCGAAGCTTTGGTGGTGATAGGGGCTATGGTGGTGGTGATCGGGGCTATGGGGGAGGAGAGAGGAGCTATGGTGGAGGTGACCGATCCTACGGTGGTGGCGGATACTCAAACAGGAGTAGTGGATACTCGGGTGGCAGCGGCGGTGGATACAGGGATAACAG AAGCCAGAGTGGATATGACCGTTCTGGTGGATCCTACAGAGACAGCTACGACAGTTATG CTTCacacgagtaa
- the cirbpb gene encoding cold inducible RNA binding protein b isoform X2 has protein sequence MSDEGKLFIGGLSYETTEQSLEEAFSKYGSIAKVDVIRDRETDRSRGFGFVTFENPEDAKDAMAAMNGKSVDGRMIRVDEAGKSGRRSGGFRGGSSGGRGFFRGGRGGGGYGGDRSYGGDRSFGGDRGYGGGDRGYGGGERSYGGGDRSYGGGGYSNRSSGYSGGSGGGYRDNRSQSGYDRSGGSYRDSYDSYASHE, from the exons ATGTCTGACGAGGGAAAGCTCTTCATTGGTGGTCTGAGCTATGAGACCACAGAGCAGTCCTTGGAGGAGGCTTTCTCCAAATATGGGTCAATTGCCAAAG TTGATGTCATCCGGGATCGTGAGACGGACCGTTCCAGAGGCTTTGGCTTTGTGACGTTTGAAAATCCAGAAGATGCCAAGGATGCAATGGCTGCAATGAATGGAAAG TCTGTCGATGGCCGCATGATTCGTGTTGATGAAGCTGGCAAATCTGGTAGACGTTCTGGTGGTTTTAGAGGAGGTTCTTCTGGTGGTAGAGGGTTCTTCAGAGGAGGAAGAG GTGGTGGAGGATATGGTGGAGACCGAAGCTACGGAGGTGACCGAAGCTTTGGTGGTGATAGGGGCTATGGTGGTGGTGATCGGGGCTATGGGGGAGGAGAGAGGAGCTATGGTGGAGGTGACCGATCCTACGGTGGTGGCGGATACTCAAACAGGAGTAGTGGATACTCGGGTGGCAGCGGCGGTGGATACAGGGATAACAG AAGCCAGAGTGGATATGACCGTTCTGGTGGATCCTACAGAGACAGCTACGACAGTTATG CTTCacacgagtaa
- the cirbpb gene encoding cold inducible RNA binding protein b isoform X3 produces the protein MSDEGKLFIGGLSYETTEQSLEEAFSKYGSIAKVDVIRDRETDRSRGFGFVTFENPEDAKDAMAAMNGKSVDGRMIRVDEAGKSGRRSGGFRGGSSGGRGFFRGGRGRGGGGYGGDRSYGGDRSFGGDRGYGGGDRGYGGGERSYGGGDRSYGGGGYSNRSSGYSGGSGGGYRDNRSQSGYDRSGGSYRDSYDSYE, from the exons ATGTCTGACGAGGGAAAGCTCTTCATTGGTGGTCTGAGCTATGAGACCACAGAGCAGTCCTTGGAGGAGGCTTTCTCCAAATATGGGTCAATTGCCAAAG TTGATGTCATCCGGGATCGTGAGACGGACCGTTCCAGAGGCTTTGGCTTTGTGACGTTTGAAAATCCAGAAGATGCCAAGGATGCAATGGCTGCAATGAATGGAAAG TCTGTCGATGGCCGCATGATTCGTGTTGATGAAGCTGGCAAATCTGGTAGACGTTCTGGTGGTTTTAGAGGAGGTTCTTCTGGTGGTAGAGGGTTCTTCAGAGGAGGAAGAGGTAGAG GTGGTGGAGGATATGGTGGAGACCGAAGCTACGGAGGTGACCGAAGCTTTGGTGGTGATAGGGGCTATGGTGGTGGTGATCGGGGCTATGGGGGAGGAGAGAGGAGCTATGGTGGAGGTGACCGATCCTACGGTGGTGGCGGATACTCAAACAGGAGTAGTGGATACTCGGGTGGCAGCGGCGGTGGATACAGGGATAACAG AAGCCAGAGTGGATATGACCGTTCTGGTGGATCCTACAGAGACAGCTACGACAGTTATG AATAG